The proteins below come from a single Deinococcus radiopugnans ATCC 19172 genomic window:
- a CDS encoding ATP-binding protein — translation MGDGESWRLRVLGPPALSQPDGAAVRLEGPGLALVTYLALEGPAPRSRVASLLWPDTPEAAARNNLVHLIRRVNRLAGETLLIADDRVRLSPRVAVDAAALLGAGAGDPDAPGPLLEGVDFDDRPDLADWLLVWRERLDHRQTETLTGRATQQEDAGDLTGALATAQRLLDLNPVSEDAHRRLIRLHYLAGDRPAALRAYRRCVEVLRREIGVDPLPETVQLARAVERAELSPPAARRRRLPVAMLRPPRLVGREDEWARMEEAWEAGQFIVLAGEAGVGKSRLARDFAASKGEVLHLEGRPGDALVPYTTTARNLRRIFARTPELRLEPWMRASLAWLLPELRAEAGSPAAPDPSLHAAIQYVFQVGLAGVGSFVYDDLHLADAASIEAGFVLISSSFPLGQPGGVPHLICTVRPAELSEVTADVFRRGHAAGHNLRVDLGPLPEAAVAELLRDLDMPQVRGRAGQLTRFTGGNPFFVLETVKHLLDKPDASGPLPVAERATQLIAGRLSRLPPLALSAARAAAILQSDLRVERVADVLGAPLLDLALAWEQLEAAGVMTGERFSHDLVQETVLAGIPPSVGRLLHRSAARVLTREAASPARLARHWQEGGDLGAAAPLFLRGAEDALAALRPVEAVHFYEQAALLYDALGEHDPAFEARLRAAESPWRAEHVASLQPLTERLAAGARTNEQRAWVCALRAGRLLGQGQGAASEAAALEGLALLDRFGQDRVRAALLRELVQARARQGKVQAVQRLVEDMRALHQTLDDERERALGENALGGAYLRLGLEEQAGPYLRRAAELFGHLGDAYRFAWATHNLAASLQAHEHLQEVIRLREDLDRRLGRADAPTLYWANLCELGIAHTRLGQYAQALTWLRRAQAHGDAAGEPPGALDRAFTDLFWALGAYGECLAAAERALAQPDPRDAGGFLPWLFVGRVRAVRGDVRGALQAYGQVEAGLATREFPYSRGLLLLAQAAHCAPQAAAELASQALDLARTHRFPDLETAALAARAEARLAGGHLQAARQDSEAAALRLPTHAPRDDFAWPLLVHCRVLMAAGDAAADVPLQQALEWLREAGQRVPEEHRHAFVNEHVTHRALQALVAQRAPQVAEPAPQA, via the coding sequence ATGGGAGACGGGGAAAGCTGGAGGCTACGCGTACTCGGCCCACCGGCCCTCAGTCAGCCGGACGGCGCGGCGGTGCGGCTGGAGGGTCCGGGGCTCGCACTCGTCACCTATCTCGCCCTGGAAGGTCCGGCCCCCCGGTCCCGCGTGGCCAGCCTGCTGTGGCCAGACACGCCGGAGGCGGCGGCCCGCAACAATCTGGTGCACCTGATCCGGCGCGTCAACAGGCTGGCGGGCGAGACTCTGCTGATTGCGGATGACCGGGTGCGCCTCTCGCCGCGCGTGGCCGTGGACGCAGCGGCCCTTCTGGGCGCGGGCGCGGGCGACCCTGACGCCCCCGGCCCCCTTCTGGAGGGGGTGGACTTCGACGACCGCCCCGATCTTGCCGACTGGCTGCTCGTCTGGCGCGAGCGCCTCGACCACCGGCAGACGGAGACCCTGACGGGCCGGGCCACGCAGCAGGAGGATGCCGGTGACCTTACCGGTGCCCTCGCCACGGCCCAGCGTCTGCTGGACCTCAATCCCGTCTCCGAGGACGCCCACCGCCGGCTGATCCGGCTGCACTACCTGGCCGGGGACCGCCCCGCCGCCCTGCGCGCCTACAGGCGCTGCGTGGAGGTGCTGCGCCGCGAGATCGGCGTCGATCCCCTGCCGGAAACCGTTCAGCTGGCACGGGCAGTGGAGCGGGCCGAGCTCAGCCCCCCTGCGGCGCGGCGCCGGCGCCTGCCGGTGGCGATGTTGAGGCCGCCGCGTCTGGTGGGGCGCGAAGACGAATGGGCACGCATGGAAGAGGCGTGGGAGGCGGGGCAGTTCATTGTGCTCGCGGGTGAGGCAGGCGTGGGCAAATCGCGCCTGGCGCGGGACTTCGCCGCCAGCAAGGGCGAGGTGCTGCACCTCGAGGGCCGCCCAGGTGACGCGCTCGTGCCGTACACCACGACCGCGCGCAACCTCCGGCGCATCTTCGCGCGCACTCCGGAACTGCGCCTCGAGCCGTGGATGCGCGCAAGCCTCGCGTGGTTGCTGCCTGAACTGCGCGCCGAGGCCGGAAGCCCGGCGGCGCCTGATCCTTCGCTGCATGCCGCCATCCAGTACGTGTTTCAGGTGGGCCTGGCCGGGGTGGGTTCGTTTGTCTACGATGACCTGCATCTTGCCGACGCGGCGTCGATCGAGGCAGGGTTCGTTCTTATCTCCTCGTCCTTTCCGCTGGGCCAGCCGGGGGGCGTGCCGCACCTGATCTGCACGGTCCGGCCCGCCGAACTCTCAGAGGTGACCGCCGACGTTTTCCGGCGCGGCCATGCCGCCGGGCACAACCTGCGCGTCGATCTGGGGCCGCTGCCCGAGGCGGCGGTGGCCGAGTTGCTGCGTGACCTTGACATGCCGCAGGTGCGCGGGCGGGCCGGGCAACTCACCCGCTTCACCGGCGGCAATCCGTTTTTTGTGCTGGAGACGGTCAAGCATCTGCTGGACAAGCCGGACGCGAGTGGCCCCCTGCCGGTGGCCGAGCGCGCCACGCAGCTGATCGCCGGGCGGCTCTCGCGGCTCCCGCCCCTGGCCCTGAGCGCGGCGCGGGCCGCCGCCATCCTGCAAAGCGATCTGCGCGTGGAACGGGTGGCCGACGTGCTGGGGGCGCCGCTGCTGGATCTCGCCCTGGCCTGGGAGCAGCTGGAGGCCGCGGGCGTCATGACCGGCGAGCGGTTCAGCCATGACCTCGTGCAGGAAACAGTGCTGGCCGGCATTCCGCCGTCGGTGGGCCGCCTGCTGCACCGCAGCGCCGCGCGGGTGCTGACCCGCGAAGCGGCCAGTCCGGCCCGGCTGGCCCGGCACTGGCAGGAGGGCGGCGATCTCGGGGCGGCCGCGCCGCTGTTCCTGCGCGGGGCGGAAGACGCCCTGGCGGCGCTGCGCCCGGTGGAGGCGGTGCACTTCTACGAGCAGGCCGCCCTGCTCTACGACGCCCTGGGAGAGCACGACCCGGCTTTTGAAGCGCGCCTGCGCGCCGCGGAGAGCCCGTGGCGGGCCGAGCACGTCGCGTCCCTCCAGCCCCTGACCGAGCGGCTCGCGGCGGGGGCCCGCACGAACGAGCAGCGCGCGTGGGTCTGCGCCCTGCGCGCCGGGCGGCTGCTCGGCCAGGGACAGGGCGCGGCGTCGGAGGCGGCGGCTCTGGAGGGGCTGGCCCTGCTGGACCGTTTCGGGCAGGACCGCGTGCGGGCCGCCCTGCTGCGCGAACTGGTGCAGGCGAGGGCGCGGCAGGGAAAGGTGCAGGCGGTCCAGCGCCTGGTGGAGGACATGCGCGCCCTGCACCAGACGCTGGACGACGAACGCGAGCGTGCCCTGGGCGAAAATGCGCTGGGCGGGGCCTACCTGCGGCTGGGCCTGGAGGAGCAGGCCGGGCCGTACCTGAGACGCGCCGCCGAGCTGTTCGGACACCTGGGCGACGCGTACCGCTTCGCATGGGCCACCCACAACCTCGCCGCCAGCCTTCAGGCCCACGAGCACCTTCAGGAGGTGATCCGGCTGCGCGAGGACCTCGACCGACGGCTTGGCCGCGCGGACGCCCCCACCCTGTACTGGGCCAACCTGTGCGAACTCGGCATCGCCCACACCCGCCTGGGCCAGTACGCTCAGGCGCTGACGTGGTTGCGCCGTGCCCAGGCCCACGGCGACGCGGCCGGCGAGCCGCCTGGAGCGCTCGACCGCGCCTTTACCGACCTGTTCTGGGCGCTGGGGGCCTACGGCGAGTGCCTGGCCGCTGCCGAGCGGGCGCTCGCGCAGCCCGACCCGCGCGACGCTGGCGGGTTTCTGCCGTGGCTGTTCGTGGGCCGCGTCCGGGCGGTGAGGGGTGACGTGCGCGGCGCCCTGCAGGCCTACGGGCAGGTCGAGGCAGGGCTTGCCACACGCGAATTTCCGTATTCGCGCGGGCTGCTGCTGCTCGCTCAGGCGGCCCACTGTGCGCCGCAGGCGGCGGCTGAACTGGCCTCCCAGGCCCTGGACCTGGCCCGGACGCACCGCTTCCCCGATCTGGAAACGGCGGCGCTCGCCGCCCGCGCCGAGGCCCGGCTGGCCGGCGGCCACCTGCAAGCAGCGCGGCAGGACAGCGAGGCCGCCGCCCTGCGCCTGCCCACCCACGCGCCACGGGACGACTTCGCGTGGCCGCTGCTGGTGCACTGCCGCGTCCTGATGGCGGCGGGGGATGCGGCGGCCGACGTGCCGCTGCAACAGGCGCTGGAGTGGCTCCGGGAGGCCGGGCAGCGCGTTCCGGAAGAGCACCGTCACGCGTTCGTGAATGAGCACGTCACGCACCGCGCCCTGCAGGCCCTCGTTGCCCAGCGGGCACCGCAGGTGGCGGAGCCCGCCCCCCAGGCCTGA
- a CDS encoding response regulator transcription factor, whose product MPREVEVLALVARGHPDRRVARRLDISRGAASKHVGNLRGQLGLHNRVELARWACGTASPTGRHPGRLIHPWPDVASGLNAPVPMHRSCSVRTSGGFSFQLLRAMVWDLPNSIRGSGLPRT is encoded by the coding sequence ATGCCCCGCGAGGTGGAGGTCCTGGCGCTGGTGGCTCGGGGTCACCCAGACCGCCGGGTGGCGCGGCGGCTGGACATCAGTCGCGGCGCCGCCAGCAAGCACGTCGGGAACCTGCGGGGCCAGCTGGGCCTGCACAACCGCGTGGAACTGGCCCGCTGGGCATGCGGCACGGCCTCGCCGACGGGGCGGCATCCAGGCCGCCTCATTCATCCGTGGCCTGATGTCGCTTCAGGACTGAACGCGCCAGTGCCAATGCACAGAAGCTGCTCCGTTCGGACATCTGGCGGCTTTTCTTTCCAGCTTCTTCGGGCCATGGTCTGGGACCTACCGAATTCTATCAGGGGGAGCGGCCTGCCTCGTACGTAA
- a CDS encoding Dps family protein — protein sequence MKQTLLLSVLLFGSALAGGAGAQSAGSQIPATSVNTPQSNTGQPSAQSTKTASPLPYNVPSRLPSSGTDNLQKSVAALQNTLTELQALQLQTKQAHWNVSGTLFYTLHELLQEHYEGISKYADDTAERLLSVGASSDGRAITIVASSRLPEIPGGFIDDAQVIQFFIYQYETVGQRIFQRIGDVEKADPTTANQLQEVEAAIEKYQWQMRAFLQNTPTDSNSGFDINNNKPVPLRGK from the coding sequence ATGAAACAGACCCTGCTTCTTTCCGTCCTGCTGTTCGGTTCCGCCCTGGCTGGGGGCGCTGGCGCGCAGTCCGCTGGCAGCCAGATCCCGGCCACCAGCGTCAACACGCCGCAGTCCAACACCGGCCAGCCCAGCGCGCAGAGCACCAAAACTGCCTCGCCGCTGCCGTACAACGTGCCCAGCCGCCTGCCGTCCTCCGGCACCGACAACCTGCAAAAGAGTGTGGCCGCGTTGCAGAACACCCTGACCGAATTGCAGGCGCTGCAACTCCAGACCAAACAGGCACACTGGAACGTGTCCGGCACGCTGTTTTACACGCTACACGAACTGCTTCAGGAGCACTACGAGGGCATCAGCAAGTACGCCGACGACACGGCGGAGCGCCTGCTGTCGGTGGGCGCGTCCAGCGATGGGCGGGCCATCACCATCGTCGCCAGCTCGCGCCTGCCAGAGATTCCGGGCGGCTTTATTGACGATGCCCAGGTAATCCAGTTCTTCATCTACCAGTACGAAACCGTGGGCCAGCGCATCTTCCAGCGCATTGGGGACGTGGAAAAGGCGGACCCCACCACCGCCAATCAGTTGCAGGAGGTCGAGGCCGCCATCGAGAAGTATCAGTGGCAGATGCGCGCTTTCCTTCAGAACACGCCCACCGATTCCAACAGCGGCTTCGACATCAACAACAACAAGCCGGTGCCTCTGCGCGGCAAGTAA
- a CDS encoding response regulator transcription factor produces MRLLLVEDDGRIAQPTARALRDAGHQVQIAANGVDGLAHARSGEFDAALLDVWLPGLDGFEVARTLRAEGSELPLIFVTARSALPDRVEGLDLGGDAYLPKPYELPELLALLRAVVRRGERVRSARVPFADGAGLLDAGRREVCWHGETVGLTAREYALLETLVLSRGRWFTRQELLSKVWGPDFSGEARVVDVYVSYLRRKLSPEALLSSRGLGYQLP; encoded by the coding sequence ATGCGGCTACTGCTGGTGGAGGACGATGGGCGCATTGCCCAGCCGACGGCGCGTGCCCTGCGGGACGCTGGGCACCAGGTGCAGATCGCCGCAAACGGCGTGGATGGTCTGGCACACGCCCGCAGCGGGGAGTTCGATGCCGCCCTGCTGGACGTGTGGCTGCCTGGCCTGGACGGCTTCGAGGTGGCGCGCACCCTGCGCGCCGAGGGCAGCGAGCTGCCGCTGATCTTCGTGACCGCACGTAGCGCCCTGCCGGACCGCGTGGAGGGACTGGATCTGGGTGGCGACGCCTACCTGCCCAAACCCTACGAGCTGCCGGAGCTGCTGGCCCTGTTGCGCGCGGTGGTGCGGCGCGGCGAGCGGGTCCGCAGCGCGCGGGTGCCGTTTGCGGACGGGGCCGGGCTGCTGGACGCCGGGCGGCGCGAGGTCTGCTGGCACGGCGAGACGGTGGGCTTGACTGCCCGCGAGTACGCCCTGCTGGAAACGCTGGTGCTGTCCCGTGGGCGCTGGTTTACCCGTCAGGAACTGCTCTCGAAGGTCTGGGGACCGGACTTCAGCGGCGAGGCACGGGTGGTGGACGTGTACGTCAGCTACCTGCGCCGCAAACTCTCGCCAGAAGCGCTGCTCAGTTCCCGTGGCCTGGGATACCAGCTTCCGTGA
- a CDS encoding sensor histidine kinase, whose amino-acid sequence MKPAVTIRARLALGVAAITVLVVLAVAAVQFLVLRSFLVGAEYERLELLLPRLEQTLTTIPASSTGPYVLNTLPRTVDVRVIREGRVVAVTPEFPAISLTLPIGRARRAGHDVLISTFNLNGTLATAQLASDVLGVVNPLRAYLRSLAVAVPVSAALAALLCFLLAGRLLRPLERLTAAAAAIGRGGNLRAALPGADRGDEVGRLAGVLQTSFGQVAEVREREETFTYAAAHDLRSPLTAMKTRLQGALSGPRSEAELREELREVLSDLERMRRLSEQLLLLARGERDIQRRPLELSRLAGEAVDRARELAPDLPLEFGTVGLTWILGDEALLSPLLDNLIGNSLRYGGGAAMRMTVTGTPSGVALSMVDSGPGVPPAALPHLTTAFYQVGAARSGQGNGLGLAIAQRVAQLHGARLDLVPVAPSGLRVTVTFPQTAQRD is encoded by the coding sequence ATGAAACCAGCCGTGACCATTCGCGCCCGCCTGGCGCTGGGCGTGGCCGCCATTACGGTTCTCGTGGTGCTGGCGGTGGCCGCCGTGCAGTTCCTGGTACTGCGTTCCTTTCTGGTAGGGGCCGAGTATGAGCGGTTGGAACTGCTGCTGCCACGCCTGGAACAGACGCTCACAACCATTCCGGCCTCGTCGACAGGGCCGTATGTGCTGAACACCCTGCCACGCACGGTGGACGTGCGCGTGATCCGGGAAGGCCGGGTGGTGGCCGTCACCCCTGAATTTCCGGCCATTTCACTGACGCTGCCGATTGGCAGGGCCAGACGCGCGGGCCACGATGTGCTGATCTCCACCTTTAACCTGAACGGCACGCTGGCCACCGCGCAGCTGGCCAGCGACGTGCTGGGGGTGGTCAACCCACTGCGCGCCTATCTCCGGAGCCTGGCTGTGGCTGTGCCCGTTTCAGCCGCCCTGGCAGCCCTACTCTGCTTTCTGCTGGCTGGACGCCTCTTGCGGCCACTGGAACGCTTGACGGCGGCAGCGGCGGCCATTGGACGCGGCGGTAACCTGCGCGCCGCGCTGCCCGGCGCGGACCGGGGTGACGAGGTGGGCCGCCTGGCCGGCGTGCTGCAAACCTCGTTCGGGCAGGTGGCCGAGGTCCGTGAACGCGAGGAAACGTTTACCTACGCGGCCGCCCATGACCTGCGCTCGCCACTGACGGCCATGAAGACCCGACTGCAAGGCGCGCTGAGCGGCCCACGTTCAGAGGCCGAACTGCGTGAGGAATTGCGCGAGGTGCTCTCGGACTTGGAACGGATGCGCCGCCTGAGTGAACAACTGTTGCTGCTGGCACGCGGCGAGCGAGACATCCAGCGGCGTCCGCTGGAACTCTCCCGCTTGGCCGGGGAGGCGGTGGACCGCGCGCGTGAGCTGGCCCCGGACCTGCCGCTGGAGTTCGGCACGGTGGGCCTCACCTGGATTCTGGGGGACGAGGCGCTGCTCTCTCCCCTGCTGGACAACCTGATCGGCAACAGCCTGCGTTACGGTGGCGGCGCGGCCATGCGGATGACCGTGACTGGCACGCCGTCCGGGGTGGCCCTGAGCATGGTGGACAGCGGACCAGGCGTTCCTCCGGCGGCCCTGCCGCACCTGACCACCGCCTTTTACCAGGTGGGCGCCGCACGCAGCGGTCAGGGCAATGGGCTGGGTCTGGCCATTGCCCAGCGCGTTGCACAACTCCACGGGGCCAGGCTAGACCTGGTGCCGGTTGCCCCCAGCGGCCTGCGCGTCACGGTGACCTTTCCGCAAACTGCCCAGCGGGATTGA
- a CDS encoding catalase, which produces MQAPKQGQTRLTNAAGNPVADNQNSLTAGKDGPVLLQDHHLLERMALFNRERVPERVVHAKGTGAFGTFRVTRAIPELTVAKLFQKEGTECRMLARFSQVAGERGFADTVRDPRGFSLKFYTEDGNWDMVGNNTPVFFVRDGLKFQDFIHSQKRHPVTHRRSETMMFDFWSLRPESMHQVVYMFGDRGIPRSHRHMNGYSSHTYSLWNAQGERVYVKWHFHTQQGIQNLMEPEAMEIAGQNPDFYLQDLFEAIERGEYPKWKVSLQVMPEADAETYHLDPFDLTKTWPHADYPLMDVGEFELNENPDNYFAQIEQAAFEPSNAPRGFGFSPDKMLQARLMSYADAHRYRIGANYAALPVNLNQAVSPVQTYHRDGQLRFDGNFGGMPVYEPNSFGGPVQDGGEAAEPPITVGSRADRYGWPDTDEDYFAQPGALYRLMRSEEQARMHDNFARHLGAAPDFIQGRYLAQLDKVDARLGAGVRASLEKPEMKARPQIETILKEDHTHAAGGPLSGQAQQTVGADD; this is translated from the coding sequence ATGCAGGCCCCCAAGCAGGGCCAGACCCGGCTGACCAACGCGGCGGGCAATCCGGTGGCCGACAACCAGAATTCCCTGACGGCCGGCAAGGACGGTCCAGTGCTGCTTCAGGACCATCACCTGCTGGAGCGCATGGCGCTGTTTAACCGTGAACGCGTCCCCGAGCGCGTCGTTCACGCCAAGGGGACAGGCGCGTTCGGCACTTTTCGCGTGACCCGCGCCATTCCTGAATTGACGGTGGCGAAGCTGTTTCAAAAGGAAGGCACCGAATGCCGGATGCTGGCCCGCTTCTCGCAGGTGGCTGGGGAGCGCGGCTTTGCCGACACCGTGCGCGATCCGCGTGGCTTCTCATTGAAGTTCTATACCGAGGATGGCAACTGGGACATGGTGGGCAACAACACGCCGGTCTTCTTTGTGCGTGACGGCCTGAAATTCCAGGACTTCATTCACAGCCAGAAACGCCACCCGGTCACGCACCGCCGCAGCGAAACGATGATGTTCGACTTCTGGAGCCTGCGCCCCGAGTCCATGCATCAGGTGGTCTACATGTTCGGGGACCGGGGCATTCCGCGCAGCCACCGCCACATGAACGGCTACTCCAGCCACACCTACAGTCTGTGGAACGCTCAGGGCGAGCGCGTGTACGTCAAGTGGCACTTTCACACCCAGCAGGGCATCCAGAACCTGATGGAACCCGAGGCGATGGAGATTGCCGGGCAGAACCCGGACTTTTACCTGCAAGACCTGTTTGAGGCCATCGAGCGCGGCGAGTACCCGAAGTGGAAGGTCAGCCTCCAGGTGATGCCGGAGGCCGATGCCGAGACCTATCACCTCGATCCTTTTGATCTCACCAAGACCTGGCCGCACGCCGATTACCCATTGATGGACGTGGGCGAATTCGAGTTGAACGAGAACCCGGACAACTACTTCGCGCAGATCGAGCAGGCCGCCTTTGAGCCCAGCAACGCGCCGCGAGGGTTTGGCTTCAGCCCCGACAAGATGCTGCAGGCCCGCCTGATGAGCTACGCCGACGCGCACCGCTACCGGATCGGGGCCAACTACGCCGCGCTGCCTGTGAATCTGAATCAGGCCGTCTCGCCAGTGCAGACCTACCACCGGGACGGCCAGTTGCGTTTTGACGGCAACTTCGGCGGCATGCCCGTCTATGAACCCAACTCATTCGGTGGTCCGGTGCAGGACGGCGGGGAAGCCGCAGAACCCCCGATCACGGTGGGCAGCCGCGCAGACCGCTACGGCTGGCCCGACACCGACGAGGACTACTTCGCCCAGCCGGGCGCGCTGTACCGCCTGATGCGCTCAGAGGAACAGGCCCGCATGCACGACAATTTCGCCCGCCATCTGGGCGCGGCCCCTGACTTTATCCAGGGGCGGTATCTGGCCCAACTGGACAAGGTGGACGCCCGATTGGGCGCGGGTGTGCGCGCCAGTCTGGAGAAGCCGGAAATGAAGGCCAGGCCGCAGATCGAGACGATCTTGAAAGAGGACCACACCCACGCGGCGGGCGGTCCGCTGTCGGGACAGGCCCAGCAGACCGTGGGGGCCGACGACTGA
- a CDS encoding Dps family protein gives MTQNDSSKTAAYPAPDALKTPTDLKADGVQKIVEAINPIIADAYAVYLKTKNFHWHLSGSHFRDYHLLFDEQAGQLLASTDPLAERVRKLGGTTLRSVSHISGLQTVQDNNADFVAPLDMLRELMADNQGIAASMRAAHETCDDARDYATSSLLEVLIDETERRIWFLFEAAQGGEHTR, from the coding sequence ATGACCCAGAACGACTCCAGCAAGACCGCCGCCTATCCCGCCCCCGACGCCCTGAAGACGCCCACAGACCTCAAGGCTGACGGCGTGCAGAAAATCGTTGAGGCCATCAACCCGATCATCGCCGACGCCTATGCCGTGTACCTCAAGACCAAGAACTTTCACTGGCATCTCTCTGGCAGCCATTTCCGCGACTATCACCTGCTGTTTGACGAGCAGGCCGGGCAACTGCTGGCCTCCACCGATCCACTGGCCGAACGCGTCCGCAAACTGGGCGGCACCACGTTGCGCTCGGTCTCGCACATCTCGGGCCTTCAGACCGTGCAGGACAACAACGCCGACTTCGTGGCCCCGCTGGACATGCTGCGTGAGTTGATGGCCGACAACCAGGGCATTGCCGCCAGCATGCGCGCCGCCCACGAAACCTGTGACGACGCCCGCGATTACGCCACCTCCAGCCTGCTGGAAGTGTTGATTGACGAGACCGAGCGGCGCATCTGGTTCCTGTTCGAAGCCGCGCAGGGCGGAGAGCACACCAGATAA